A region from the Volucribacter amazonae genome encodes:
- a CDS encoding OmpA/MotB family protein, translating into MGLLRRSQSAVSVDEENPYWMSFSDIMASLLVIFILATATLILQLTHLQEELKNKRDEISQDIIDLTKAESIRQDLLREIEQELIQNNIPVEIADNDTVLRIPEQALAFASSSAEIPVEAEQVVEQIGTVIYQHIQKQQRWQYLDTIFIEGHTDSNPFRFNPRGNWDLSTSRAVSVWYYWTTKLEMGEQLKQMKNHTGHNLFSVSGYADTRLARMDCAIDDEECHKKNRRIDIRITVKKPSIIDFQAIQEKF; encoded by the coding sequence ATGGGATTGTTAAGAAGAAGTCAATCAGCAGTATCGGTTGATGAAGAGAATCCATATTGGATGTCTTTTTCGGATATTATGGCAAGTTTGTTAGTGATTTTTATCCTTGCTACTGCCACCTTAATTTTGCAATTAACACATTTACAGGAAGAATTAAAAAACAAAAGAGATGAAATTAGCCAAGATATTATTGATTTAACAAAGGCTGAAAGTATTCGCCAAGATCTCTTAAGAGAAATAGAACAAGAACTTATTCAAAACAATATTCCTGTAGAAATTGCAGATAATGATACGGTATTAAGAATTCCTGAACAAGCCTTGGCCTTTGCTTCAAGTAGCGCTGAGATTCCTGTTGAGGCAGAGCAAGTTGTGGAGCAAATAGGTACGGTTATTTATCAACATATTCAGAAACAACAACGTTGGCAATATTTAGACACAATTTTTATTGAAGGGCATACAGATAGTAATCCTTTCCGTTTTAATCCGAGAGGAAATTGGGATTTATCTACTTCAAGAGCAGTATCTGTTTGGTATTACTGGACAACAAAACTTGAGATGGGAGAACAATTAAAACAAATGAAAAATCATACTGGCCATAATTTATTCTCAGTCAGTGGTTATGCAGATACTAGATTAGCTAGAATGGATTGTGCCATCGATGACGAAGAATGCCATAAAAAAAATCGGCGTATTGATATCCGCATTACAGTGAAAAAGCCCTCTATTATTGATTTTCAAGCGATTCAAGAGAAATTTTAG
- the zorA gene encoding anti-phage ZorAB system protein ZorA: protein MSSNTTIDFNLLIPNFSELFTNGWTTTDGFSALIVVITLGVMLFFGLCVIRKSYSILGKIKFYKKKIEEISQVNINEKANKVREITREIESNKKWQKYLYLWREYDNSLIKTESGNIYSSLDASHFFNSHTLAQGLIESRLFAAVPGMLTAIGVLGTFSGLQIGLAGIELSDADKIQQGIATVINGATVAFMTSVWGVATSFIFNLFEKVCEKVIRKKITKLQNKASALFRNKMAEESLLNLELETKASKDILAGLSEKIGNEMQKVMDTASQTISESIVSSLHTTLDKIANNASQGSQEALSTLIENFLDKFGSAGETQKEAIHQASSTLAKSSEMMMEHLNNFAQDLKGQFSEITLQNSHMVEQMQLSLGQHIEQQSQSSSTSLSEITQTIEKFTTNLQMMLDNFNQQNANMTEMLSQNLREQLTQQQSSTAKHQEQLTQSNEAFSNKLVSLLENLNTQQGEMLKSVETALTASIESQQHKNEQRQHQLTELVSQSQQSQSNLLKDVNVLLQTQDQQNQQLSMSLTQLIESFAGLVESNGKMLVEFKTLSENIHSSSGEFSSLSRYLTSSIQQFGQELSQIFAMVSQVTQQNHQTSTTFNQVIDKLSITNTEMENSVEKIKQAAENSKEGFNLVSQHFSRLPIELKQHLAELNDQISDLLTKYSHQVETQINDRLNQWNSQTNEYTSTMTTAVQTLSAVVDEIDTKNRMKK, encoded by the coding sequence ATGTCTAGTAACACTACGATTGATTTTAACCTTCTTATTCCAAATTTTTCTGAGTTATTTACTAATGGGTGGACAACCACTGATGGCTTTAGTGCGTTGATTGTTGTTATCACTCTGGGCGTTATGCTTTTTTTTGGGCTGTGTGTGATACGTAAAAGTTATAGCATTTTGGGAAAAATAAAATTTTATAAGAAAAAAATAGAAGAAATCTCTCAAGTAAACATTAATGAGAAAGCGAATAAAGTTCGTGAAATCACCAGAGAGATAGAAAGTAATAAAAAGTGGCAAAAATATCTTTATCTTTGGCGTGAATACGATAACTCATTAATTAAAACTGAATCAGGTAATATTTACTCATCATTAGACGCAAGTCATTTCTTCAACAGCCATACCCTAGCCCAAGGTTTAATAGAAAGCCGATTATTTGCTGCTGTGCCAGGAATGTTGACCGCAATAGGGGTATTGGGGACATTTAGTGGTTTACAAATAGGGCTTGCAGGGATCGAATTATCTGATGCAGATAAAATTCAACAAGGTATTGCAACGGTGATTAATGGCGCAACTGTGGCTTTTATGACCTCTGTTTGGGGCGTTGCTACTAGCTTTATATTTAATCTCTTTGAAAAAGTATGTGAGAAAGTCATTCGTAAAAAAATTACCAAATTACAGAATAAAGCTTCAGCATTATTTAGAAATAAAATGGCAGAAGAAAGCCTGCTCAATTTAGAACTAGAAACAAAAGCAAGCAAGGATATCTTAGCGGGGTTAAGTGAAAAAATTGGAAATGAAATGCAAAAAGTCATGGATACAGCTTCACAAACCATTAGTGAGAGTATCGTATCTAGTTTGCATACCACTTTAGATAAAATAGCCAATAATGCAAGTCAAGGTTCTCAAGAAGCATTAAGTACTTTAATTGAAAATTTCTTAGATAAATTTGGCTCTGCGGGAGAAACTCAAAAAGAGGCGATTCATCAAGCAAGTTCCACATTAGCCAAAAGCTCAGAAATGATGATGGAACATTTAAACAATTTTGCTCAAGACCTCAAGGGCCAATTTAGCGAAATAACCTTGCAAAATAGCCATATGGTTGAACAAATGCAATTAAGTTTAGGTCAGCATATAGAACAACAGTCACAAAGTAGTTCAACCAGTTTATCGGAAATAACTCAAACGATTGAGAAATTTACGACTAATTTGCAGATGATGTTAGATAATTTTAACCAACAGAATGCAAATATGACAGAGATGTTAAGTCAAAACTTACGAGAACAATTAACACAGCAACAATCAAGTACGGCAAAACATCAAGAACAATTAACCCAATCTAATGAAGCCTTTTCTAATAAATTAGTAAGTTTATTGGAAAATTTAAACACGCAACAAGGAGAAATGTTGAAATCTGTTGAAACAGCATTAACTGCAAGCATTGAGTCTCAACAACATAAAAATGAACAGCGTCAACACCAGTTGACAGAATTAGTATCTCAATCACAACAATCACAATCTAACTTATTAAAAGATGTGAATGTTTTATTACAGACACAGGATCAACAAAATCAACAGTTATCAATGAGCCTTACTCAATTAATAGAAAGTTTTGCAGGCTTGGTTGAGAGCAATGGTAAAATGTTGGTAGAGTTTAAAACCCTATCCGAGAACATTCACTCATCTTCTGGTGAATTTTCTTCATTATCTCGCTATTTAACTTCAAGTATTCAACAATTTGGACAAGAACTTTCTCAAATATTCGCAATGGTTAGTCAAGTTACTCAGCAGAATCATCAAACTTCAACAACGTTTAATCAAGTGATAGATAAATTATCTATAACTAATACGGAAATGGAAAACTCCGTAGAAAAAATAAAACAAGCTGCTGAAAACTCTAAAGAAGGTTTTAACTTAGTGAGTCAACATTTTAGTCGTTTACCGATAGAGTTAAAACAACATCTTGCGGAATTAAATGATCAAATAAGCGATTTATTAACAAAATATTCTCACCAAGTTGAAACTCAAATTAATGATCGACTTAATCAATGGAATAGTCAAACCAATGAATATACTTCTACGATGACAACTGCTGTTCAGACTTTAAGTGCAGTTGTTGATGAAATTGACACTAAAAATAGAATGAAAAAATAA